The Nitrospira lenta region ACAATGGCGCGGGCGAGCAGGAGGCACAGCGTCTGGCTCAACGTGAATTGATCGCGGTGGCCCGTCACGTGCGTGGCCAGGCCGTCCGAAAAGTGTTCGATCTCTTCGTCGAGTCCCACGAAACGGAGCGCCCACAGAATATCGTTATGGGAAATGGCGGGGCGGCCCAGCGTTAGATTGTCCTCGATCGTCCCTTCGAGCAGCGTGGGCAGCGAGTCCAGCATCAAGCTGCGATAGGGATCGATCGACTCCAGGCTCACTTCGACCAGATTGATATCGTTGTACCTCACCACGCCGCCGGTGGGCGGGAGCAGACCGGCCAGGACCTTGGCCACGGCGGTTTTTTGCACGTTAGACCGGCAGAGCAGGGCGATCTTTTCCCCGGCGACTACGTCCAAATTCAGATGCTCGAACAGTGGGGTCGCATTCGGATGGGCGAAGGAAAGATTGCGCGCGATGACCGAGATTCCTTCCCACCCGAAGTGTCCTGCCGGGACAGTGGCCTTGGCGCCGGGCTCGTCCTGGGGCAGCGAAAAAAAGGCGTTCATTTCCCGGAAGGCTACGAAGGCGAAGAACATGTGCACCATGCGGCGCGCCAGCGTGTCCATGCTCAGGAGGAGTAAGCCTGCTTGCAATTCCGCGGCGGCAAACTGGCCCACGGTCAATTGGCCGGCCGAGACAAGTAGGCCGGCGGTGGCGATCATGCCGGTGTGGCCGGCGACTTGCCAGAACGCCGCCGCTTTGTACTGGCGGCCGGTCAGCAGGTCGGAGCGGCGCTGCCGCACGCGCACGTAGGCCTTGGTCAAGGCGTCCGTTTTCTGCATTAGGAACGGGCTGTGTCCGGCGGCACGCAGGTGAGGGAGATTGGCGGCGATATTTTGCATCCAGTGGTAGATCTCATAATTCAGCCGCGACATTTCGAGCGTGATCAGGAAGCCGCCCCGTCCGAACAGCGTGAGCAGCGCGACGAAACCCACGATCAGCGTGACGTTGTAGAGCAGGAAATAGGGGTGGAACAAGATGAGCATCGACATGCCGATTGTGCCCACGACGGCGACGTTGAAGAGGTCGGAGATCATGGCGACCAGGGCGCGGGTCAGCAGGTCGGCTTCTATGAAGCGGTGCGCATGCTGGGGGAGAAACGAGTCTTCTTTCAGCCGCGGCAGGGTGTCGGTAAAGGCGATGGCGATTCGGGTATAGATCCGCTGCTGGAGCGTTTCGGCGCCGCGTGCTTGGACGACTCGGAAGGCCGCGGCCCCAGTCAGGGCGCAGCCCACGACGAGGGCTAGCGTGAAGATCATGGCCGGCTCGACGGCAAAGGAAAAGGTGCTGACCAACTCCTGCACAGCGATCGGCACGCAGAGCAGGAACATGCCGATTGCCACGGCATACGAAAAGAGGAGGCTGAGCATCTTCCATTCGAGGCGGATGAGCAACCCCAATTGGATGAGGATGTCGTCG contains the following coding sequences:
- a CDS encoding ATP-binding cassette domain-containing protein; protein product: MATPDPAFPQYQLRNILDDILIQLGLLIRLEWKMLSLLFSYAVAIGMFLLCVPIAVQELVSTFSFAVEPAMIFTLALVVGCALTGAAAFRVVQARGAETLQQRIYTRIAIAFTDTLPRLKEDSFLPQHAHRFIEADLLTRALVAMISDLFNVAVVGTIGMSMLILFHPYFLLYNVTLIVGFVALLTLFGRGGFLITLEMSRLNYEIYHWMQNIAANLPHLRAAGHSPFLMQKTDALTKAYVRVRQRRSDLLTGRQYKAAAFWQVAGHTGMIATAGLLVSAGQLTVGQFAAAELQAGLLLLSMDTLARRMVHMFFAFVAFREMNAFFSLPQDEPGAKATVPAGHFGWEGISVIARNLSFAHPNATPLFEHLNLDVVAGEKIALLCRSNVQKTAVAKVLAGLLPPTGGVVRYNDINLVEVSLESIDPYRSLMLDSLPTLLEGTIEDNLTLGRPAISHNDILWALRFVGLDEEIEHFSDGLATHVTGHRDQFTLSQTLCLLLARAIVIRPQVLIIDGTLHNMNPSLRETILRRLCAQDEPWSVIFATTDPAVASYVDRRITVE